A single genomic interval of Littorina saxatilis isolate snail1 linkage group LG17, US_GU_Lsax_2.0, whole genome shotgun sequence harbors:
- the LOC138953822 gene encoding protein-glucosylgalactosylhydroxylysine glucosidase-like — protein MRVSVPLLLLVLFALGFTPFALGRRPDSDFSQKLREIASATRQHTSSDAWYRPESAHVDTLQQIQRRAFESYEEKRQDDSLTFEEVAVEETDVVRFQQIPDEDTSSGSLDGHQPIPIDGYIQSNTGGRVCVTGRDSRHVVVPCQAEKLGPRFLPPETSIIETKSMPLLYNLVPEISNGHVATTVQSNTIYMNGLYNGANVSSHRARIPSTAAVIAIVDVPGQSVDSTFRLDFGRGVFSEVYVGDGFNVEVRRYAHRDLTRLLVTEVVVNRTTSTLPISLFFYVNSGGSSSDIDFVEKKPGLWTGKTKTAEYPNIAGTTAVTVAYTVVPPVLTFAPSTQGTVAFFTSVSHDQGEALNYLAEGQKRLKEGTLFSSHIALWESLWEQGRLDLMGNVSMAISTNAALYYLYSALPLKPDVTWPFVGMSPGGLAHGGAGKDYNGHVFWDQDTWMFPPLALLHADFGRQIAGTRLRTHGTAKLYAKMSDLKGARYPWESAFTGLNTSPSVGTTTYELHVTSDTSWMMRQYLQLTNDTQFLARDGGYQVIADIADFWVSRSTFNSTKNMFEILGVMGPDEHHSQVNNSAFTNAGAVLSMRTAQLAARLIGQTPDPQWEKVASNMFMNYSEKYDYHPEFDNYTRGTDVKQADTVLLGFPLHWNMKESTRKNDLTYYATVTPSGPAMTWGIFAINWLRLGRNDLAEKTFYQGTWNIQEPFKVWAEDADGGGAYNFHTGMGGYLQSLLFGYVGVDLNDDHLDLNPQLPPSLTAVAVRGLDYMGSSLDIVYDDRVMNITLTKAGVPLQLSLTKDKKVVDLDFGSPVSADCQPAQIMPRHS, from the exons ATGAGGGTCTCCGTTCCACTCCTGCTGTTAGTGCTGTTTGCACTGGGCTTCACTCCGTTTGCCTTGGGCAGAAGACCTGATTCAGATTTCTCCCAGAAACTCAGAGAGATTGCCTCCGCTACCAGACAACACACATCAAGTGACGCCTGGTATCGACCGGAAAGTGCACACGTGGATACATTGCAGCAGATTCAGAGAAGAGCATTTGAGTCTTATGAAGAAAAAAGACAAGATGATTCGCTTACATTTGAAGAGGTTGCGGTTGAAGAAACAGATGTTGTAAGGTTTCAGCAGATTCCGGATGAGGACACAAGTTCTGGAAGTTTAGATGGGCATCAGCCAATTCCTATTGATG GCTACATACAATCAAACACAGGGGGCAGAGTGTGCGTCACAGGGAGAGATTCACGCCATGTGGTTGTACCCTGTCAGGCTGAGAAACTGGGACCCAGATTCCTGCCGCCTGAAACCAGCATCATTGAAACCAAGAG CATGCCATTACTGTACAATCTTGTGCCAGAGATCAGCAACGGCCACGTGGCAACGACTGTGCAGAGCAACACCATCTACATGAACGGTCTGTACAATGGTGCCAACGTCTCAAGTCACCGTGCACGCATTCCTTCCACCGCAGCAGTTATTGCCATTGTCGACGTCCCTGGTCAGTCTGTGGACAGCACATTCCGTCTGGACTTTGGAAGAG GTGTGTTCAGTGAAGTCTACGTTGGTGACGGATTCAACGTGGAGGTTCGTCGTTACGCTCACCGAGACCTGACACGACTGCTGGTGACAGAGGTCGTGGTGAACAGAACCACATCCACCCTTCCCATCAGCCTCTTCTTCTATGTCAACAGTGGGGGTTCTTCTTCTGACATCGACTTTGTAGAAAAGAAGCCAGG GTTGTGGACAGGCAAAACCAAGACAGCAGAGTACCCAAATATCGCAGGCACCACCGCGGTGACTGTGGCCTACACTGTCGTCCCTCCCGTTCTGACCTTTGCCCCTTCAACCCAAGGCACGGTCGCCTTCTTCACTTCAGTCAGCCATGATCAAGGGGAAGCATTGAACTATCTGGCCGAGG GTCAAAAGCGACTTAAAGAGGGAACACTGTTTTCATCCCACATCGCCCTGTGGGAATCGTTATGGGAGCAAGGTCGCCTTGACCTCATGGGCAATGTGTCCATGGCGATCAGCACCAACGCTGCCCTCTACTACCTGTACAGTGCTCTCCCTTTGAAGCCCGATGTGACCTGGCCCTTTGTGGGCATGTCACCGGGAGGGCTTGCACATGGGGGTGCAGGGAAG GACTATAACGGGCATGTTTTCTGGGACCAAGACACCTGGATGTTTCCCCCACTGGCGTTGCTGCATGCGGACTTTGGTCGGCAAATTGCTGGCACCCGCCTGCGTACTCACGGTACAGCGAAGCTCTATGCCAAGATGTCGGATCTGAAGGGGGCTCGCTATCCCTGGGAGTCTGCTTTTACAG GTCTGAACACAAGCCCGTCTGTGGGAACAACAACCTACGAGCTTCACGTGACGAGCGACACGTCATGGATGATGCGTCAATACCTGCAGCTGACCAACGACACGCAGTTCCTGGCCAGAGACGGGGGTTATCAGGTCATCGCCGACATTGCCGACTTCTGGGTGTCCAGGAGCACCTTTAACTCGACAAAGAACATGTTCGAGATTTTAG GTGTCATGGGCCCGGATGAGCACCACAGTCAAGTGAACAACTCAGCCTTCACCAATGCAGGGGCAGTGCTAAGCATGCGTACCGCCCAGTTAGCTGCACGCTTGATCGGACAGACGCCGGACCCTCAGTGGGAGAAAGTGGCCTCCAACATGTTTATGAACTACAGTGAGAAATATGACTACCACCCCGAGTTTGACAACTATACTAGAG GTACAGACGTGAAGCAGGCTGACACAGTTCTGCTGGGCTTTCCACTGCACTGGAACATGAAAGAAAGCACACGAAAAAATGACCTCACCTACTATGCCACA GTGACTCCATCAGGACCTGCCATGACCTGGGGAATTTTTGCGATCAACTGGCTGCGCCTGGGTCGTAACGACCTAGCTGAGAAGACTTTCTACCAAGGCACTTGGAACATTCAAGAACCCTTCAAG GTGTGGGCTGAAGACGCAGATGGGGGAGGGGCATACAACTTCCACACAGGTATGGGGGGTTACCTGCAGTCCCTGCTGTTCGGCTACGTGGGTGTGGACCTGAACGATGACCATCTGGACCTCAACCCCCAGCTCCCTCCCTCCCTGACCGCTGTGGCCGTGCGGGGACTGGACTACATGGGCAGCTCACtggacattgtgtatgatgaccGTGTCATGAACATCACGCTGACCAAGGCAGGTGTGCCCCTCCAGCTGAGCTTGACCAAAGACAAGAAGGTTGTGGACCTTGATTTTGGTTCACCTGTTTCCGCTGATTGTCAGCCTGCTCAGATTATGCCCAGACACTCGTAG